A region from the Oceanidesulfovibrio marinus genome encodes:
- a CDS encoding peptidylprolyl isomerase, whose translation MKHTLLRIVLVFVLLAAFGCDFEEPREEGVVARVNGAPIYLHELEDAYDIQHLGWTADSDLTVGRLKGQYAKVLTTLVVQKLVEQALAARDITVPEDRVNEAEAKVRVDYPKGEFEKILVEEYIDLAAWREHLRANIARQVFMEQVLRPRISLDYEEIEAYYKAHMKDFDKPARIRFALVSGPGRRMVRDAASLFLKGSDERQLEEAFPRVTLQEMTVREDRLPANWREALDELQPSEASPVSASATGFETVILEERIPAKSLDAAQAFPIVERMLLEKKEQTAFEEWLQESLGNATVLVSRLLLPGESDEEGLAKLDLNATVEAPYWEENATSLETEDGQAVPEEELVPDELDVNATPDGIDANMTDNQTEAAGQE comes from the coding sequence ATGAAACATACATTGCTCCGCATTGTCCTCGTCTTCGTCCTTCTAGCCGCGTTCGGTTGCGACTTCGAAGAACCGCGCGAAGAGGGCGTTGTGGCGCGCGTGAACGGCGCCCCCATCTACCTGCACGAGTTGGAAGACGCCTATGACATCCAGCATCTTGGCTGGACCGCCGACAGCGACCTCACCGTGGGCCGGCTCAAGGGCCAGTACGCCAAGGTGCTCACCACCCTTGTGGTCCAGAAGCTCGTGGAGCAGGCTCTGGCCGCCCGCGACATCACTGTGCCCGAGGACCGCGTCAACGAGGCCGAGGCCAAGGTGCGCGTGGACTACCCCAAGGGCGAGTTCGAGAAGATCCTGGTGGAGGAGTACATCGACCTTGCGGCATGGCGGGAGCATCTGCGCGCCAACATAGCCCGGCAGGTCTTCATGGAGCAGGTGCTGCGCCCTCGCATCTCGCTGGACTATGAAGAAATCGAAGCGTATTACAAGGCCCACATGAAGGACTTTGACAAGCCGGCCCGCATCCGCTTTGCCCTTGTCTCCGGACCGGGCAGACGTATGGTGCGGGACGCCGCCTCGCTCTTTTTGAAGGGAAGCGACGAACGGCAGCTCGAAGAGGCGTTTCCCCGGGTCACGCTGCAGGAGATGACCGTACGCGAGGACCGGCTTCCGGCCAACTGGCGGGAGGCACTGGACGAACTGCAACCTTCCGAGGCGAGCCCTGTGTCGGCCAGCGCTACCGGCTTTGAGACCGTGATCCTGGAGGAGCGCATCCCAGCAAAATCCCTGGATGCCGCCCAGGCTTTTCCCATTGTGGAGCGCATGCTGCTGGAGAAAAAAGAGCAGACCGCCTTTGAGGAATGGCTGCAGGAGTCGCTGGGCAACGCCACTGTGCTTGTCAGCCGGCTGCTGCTGCCAGGCGAGTCGGACGAGGAGGGGCTGGCCAAGCTCGATCTCAACGCCACGGTGGAAGCTCCGTACTGGGAAGAGAACGCAACATCCCTCGAAACTGAGGACGGGCAGGCCGTTCCCGAAGAGGAGCTGGTTCCCGACGAGCTCGACGTCAACGCCACTCCCGACGGGATTGACGCCAACATGACAGACAACCAGACCGAGGCTGCCGGGCAGGAGTAA
- the mfd gene encoding transcription-repair coupling factor, with protein sequence MLPAELKEFARTRRGVIRVMKSGAAGRAFVAQHLLESGASPVVVVRGTEQLAQVRAVLSLAGQSGGRQDAWIELPGYAAISPFADDSRGGRERALWARRMAALYAMAQSDKPRGILLTVDNLLPKWPPRSVLEANTLDLIKGEDLSTDIMLEQAIAWGYERVGMVTRPGELSRRGDILDVFCPSYAFPLRLEFFGDTLEDMRLFDPATQRAKESLHEATLIPVTPSVADPEMVRAARKRVERLEKDGVLDAATAKAAAIALEDDPGAVHPGLFYEDACFLEEWLPRDRVFLLGATEVLDTVLEEALWSWELTIRERLGGADAFAEEEDEEGETVSAGGLRPVVARSRNEARAVLEAAGSVVFEELVMGIDRKGVDLPERRVENFNELMAVLAGEEARDNAERDRPWQALLALINQLRASHAQTILTFSREQARKKFLSLAEADGLRPRTAYSQDERGLYALVSDFRGGADLPWRQTVILGEDVIQPRAVGRPAPSRRDFVGLKSFDDLKAGDLLVHREYGLARFQGLIRLDLGDVGNDYLLLHYQGDDKLYLPVDRLNLVQRYKGPEGIDPSLDRLGGIGWVRTREKARKAVEKIAQDLVEMYAYRKIAKGYSYDPPNEMYREFEASFGFEETPDQERAINDVLADMEKPEPMDRLVCGDVGFGKTEVAMRAAFRAALDGRQVAVLCPTTVLAEQHYQNFRSRMKEFPVNVAMLSRFVTKESQRTIVEAAKRGQVDILIGTHRMLSKDVQIPGLGLLVLDEEQRFGVKHKERLKSLKKQVDVLTLTATPIPRTLQLSLSGVRSLSVIETPPRDRKPVETAILNRDPMMLKAILKTELERKGQVFWVHNRVQGLEQVRDFVVKLVPDARVGMAHGQMAERTLEETMHAFWHGELDVLVCTSIIESGLDFPRANTLVVDQAHMFGLGQLYQLRGRVGRSDRQAYAYFVTPDQDRLSDTVRKRLRVIMDLDYLGAGFQVAMEDLRLRGAGNILGESQSGHIAKIGLDLFLEMLEMEVARLKGGPIQQEVETELVIGFEANIPEEYIADAGERLTYYKSLSSARDPEVRRDLQAEIRDRYGPLPTPLINFLSVLEIKALCGSLGVEKAELFESMVRLTFLTEGSPVAPEELVAWTVRHEGRAKLSPPATLELRLEEKGDIKARLEEAGTQLAALQPGEAAARTS encoded by the coding sequence ATGCTACCAGCAGAACTCAAGGAATTCGCCCGCACCAGGCGCGGCGTGATCCGCGTAATGAAAAGCGGCGCGGCCGGTCGTGCGTTCGTGGCCCAGCACCTGCTGGAGTCCGGCGCCAGCCCTGTTGTTGTGGTGCGCGGCACCGAGCAGCTCGCCCAGGTGCGCGCCGTGCTCTCCCTGGCAGGGCAGAGCGGCGGCCGGCAGGATGCGTGGATCGAGCTGCCCGGATACGCGGCCATTTCGCCCTTTGCCGACGACAGCCGCGGCGGACGCGAGCGCGCCCTGTGGGCTCGGCGCATGGCCGCGCTCTACGCCATGGCGCAGTCGGACAAGCCGCGCGGCATTCTGCTTACCGTGGACAACCTGCTGCCCAAGTGGCCGCCGCGGTCCGTGCTGGAGGCCAACACCCTGGATCTGATCAAGGGCGAGGACCTTTCCACCGATATCATGCTGGAGCAGGCCATTGCCTGGGGCTACGAGCGCGTGGGCATGGTCACCCGGCCGGGCGAGCTCTCCCGCCGCGGCGACATCCTCGACGTCTTCTGTCCGTCCTACGCCTTTCCCCTGCGGCTGGAGTTCTTCGGCGACACCCTGGAGGACATGCGGCTCTTCGATCCCGCCACCCAGCGCGCCAAAGAGAGTCTGCACGAGGCCACGCTTATCCCGGTGACGCCCTCCGTGGCCGACCCGGAGATGGTCCGCGCCGCCAGAAAGCGCGTGGAACGGCTGGAAAAGGACGGGGTCCTGGATGCAGCAACGGCAAAGGCCGCTGCCATCGCCCTGGAGGATGACCCCGGCGCCGTCCACCCCGGACTGTTCTACGAGGACGCCTGCTTTCTGGAGGAGTGGCTGCCCAGGGACCGCGTCTTCCTGCTCGGAGCCACCGAGGTGCTGGACACCGTGCTGGAGGAGGCGCTCTGGAGCTGGGAGCTCACCATCCGCGAGCGCCTGGGCGGAGCCGACGCCTTTGCCGAAGAAGAGGACGAGGAAGGCGAGACCGTGTCCGCCGGTGGATTGCGGCCTGTGGTTGCACGCAGCCGCAACGAGGCGCGCGCCGTGCTGGAGGCTGCCGGCAGCGTGGTCTTTGAAGAGCTCGTCATGGGCATCGACCGCAAAGGTGTGGATCTGCCCGAGCGGCGCGTGGAGAACTTCAACGAGCTCATGGCCGTGCTCGCCGGGGAGGAAGCGCGCGACAACGCCGAGCGCGATCGGCCCTGGCAGGCGCTTCTGGCGCTCATCAATCAGCTTCGCGCCAGCCATGCCCAGACTATCCTGACGTTTTCCAGGGAGCAGGCCCGCAAAAAGTTTCTCTCCCTGGCCGAGGCGGACGGGCTGCGGCCGCGCACCGCGTACTCCCAGGACGAGCGCGGGCTCTACGCCCTGGTCTCGGACTTCCGCGGCGGCGCCGACCTGCCGTGGCGTCAGACCGTTATCCTTGGCGAAGACGTCATCCAGCCGCGGGCCGTGGGCCGGCCGGCTCCCTCGCGGCGAGACTTCGTAGGTCTCAAGAGCTTCGACGATCTCAAGGCCGGCGACCTCCTGGTGCATCGCGAGTACGGCCTGGCGCGGTTCCAGGGGCTCATCCGGCTCGACCTGGGTGATGTGGGCAACGATTACCTGTTGCTCCACTACCAGGGCGACGACAAACTCTACCTGCCGGTGGATCGGCTCAACCTGGTGCAGCGCTACAAAGGGCCGGAAGGCATCGACCCCTCGCTGGACCGCCTGGGCGGCATCGGCTGGGTGCGCACGCGTGAGAAAGCGCGCAAGGCCGTGGAGAAGATCGCCCAGGATCTGGTGGAGATGTACGCCTACCGCAAGATCGCCAAGGGCTACAGCTACGATCCGCCCAACGAGATGTACCGGGAGTTCGAGGCATCCTTCGGTTTCGAGGAGACGCCGGACCAGGAGCGCGCCATCAACGACGTGCTCGCGGACATGGAGAAGCCCGAGCCCATGGACCGGCTGGTCTGCGGCGATGTGGGCTTCGGCAAGACCGAGGTGGCCATGCGCGCAGCCTTCCGCGCCGCCCTGGACGGCCGCCAGGTGGCCGTGCTCTGCCCCACAACGGTGCTGGCCGAGCAGCATTACCAGAATTTCCGCTCCCGCATGAAGGAGTTCCCGGTCAACGTGGCCATGCTCAGCCGCTTTGTCACCAAGGAGTCCCAGCGCACCATCGTGGAGGCAGCCAAGCGTGGACAGGTGGACATCCTCATCGGCACGCACAGGATGCTCTCCAAGGACGTGCAGATTCCCGGCCTGGGCCTGCTGGTCCTGGACGAGGAGCAGCGCTTCGGCGTGAAGCACAAGGAGCGGCTCAAGTCGCTCAAGAAGCAGGTGGACGTGCTGACCCTGACAGCCACTCCCATTCCGCGCACGCTGCAGCTTTCCCTTTCCGGCGTACGCTCGCTCTCGGTTATCGAGACGCCGCCGCGCGATCGCAAACCGGTGGAGACGGCGATTCTCAACCGCGACCCCATGATGCTCAAGGCCATCCTCAAGACCGAGCTGGAGCGCAAGGGGCAGGTGTTCTGGGTGCACAACCGCGTGCAGGGGCTGGAGCAGGTGCGCGACTTCGTGGTCAAGCTCGTGCCGGACGCGCGTGTGGGCATGGCCCACGGCCAGATGGCCGAGCGCACTTTGGAGGAGACCATGCACGCCTTCTGGCACGGCGAGCTGGATGTGCTGGTCTGCACCTCCATCATCGAGTCCGGCCTGGATTTCCCCCGCGCCAACACCCTGGTGGTGGACCAGGCGCACATGTTCGGCCTGGGGCAGCTCTACCAGCTCCGGGGACGGGTGGGCCGCTCGGACCGGCAGGCCTACGCCTACTTCGTCACGCCGGATCAGGACCGGCTCTCGGACACAGTGCGCAAGCGGCTGCGGGTGATCATGGACCTGGACTACCTGGGCGCGGGCTTCCAGGTGGCCATGGAGGATCTACGCCTGCGCGGCGCTGGCAACATCCTGGGCGAGTCGCAGTCCGGCCACATCGCCAAGATCGGCCTGGACCTCTTCCTGGAGATGCTGGAGATGGAGGTGGCCCGGCTCAAGGGCGGCCCCATCCAACAGGAAGTGGAGACAGAGCTCGTTATCGGGTTCGAGGCCAATATTCCCGAAGAATACATTGCCGACGCCGGCGAGCGGCTGACATATTACAAGAGTCTGTCCTCGGCGCGGGACCCGGAGGTGCGGCGCGATTTGCAGGCCGAGATCCGCGACCGCTACGGGCCGCTGCCCACGCCGCTCATCAACTTCCTTTCCGTGCTGGAGATCAAGGCGCTGTGCGGCTCCCTGGGCGTGGAAAAGGCCGAGCTGTTCGAGTCCATGGTGCGGCTTACGTTTCTTACAGAAGGTTCACCTGTGGCTCCGGAGGAGCTTGTGGCCTGGACTGTGCGGCACGAAGGCCGCGCCAAGCTTTCGCCCCCGGCCACCTTGGAGTTGCGCCTGGAAGAAAAGGGAGATATCAAGGCCCGGTTAGAGGAAGCCGGCACGCAGCTGGCCGCTCTCCAACCGGGTGAAGCAGCCGCCCGAACCTCCTGA